One window of Legionella pneumophila subsp. pneumophila str. Philadelphia 1 genomic DNA carries:
- a CDS encoding IS4-like element ISLpn4 family transposase, producing the protein MDLAIEDSAAWSEAIFGSVDLGDKRLTHRLAQIGKQLTSLPGGSLPESCEGQDALIEGSYRFLRNKRVTASQIAEGGYQVTSWLSQRIPTLLAIEDTTTLSYTHQIKESLGDLGGPKEKSNRGFHVHTTMLMDAEQEKTIGLIAQERWCRDIKERGKKNHRRVRLYTEKESYKWEKNTRELERRLGSKMSDVISVCDREADIFEYIQYKLDNHQRFIVRASHNRKLEGSYGYLFQMLPSATILGTYTIAIAQKANRKKRQAALELKTASVTFSLPERRAKARELKPITLNVVIAKEKNPSESDCLEWVLLTTEATTTLECARKITRYYEMRWRIEDFHKAWKSGVGAEEQRMQSIENLEKMIVILSFVAIRLLQLKEYFEYPTTLVINDSSTSCDELLTDAKWKVLWNSVERKSLPEKIPTAAWAYKAIAKLGGWTDSKRTGKAAWSTIWKGWFRLQERVEGLRIANELMEM; encoded by the coding sequence GGCATGGTCGGAAGCTATTTTTGGTTCAGTTGATTTAGGTGATAAACGCCTGACTCATCGGTTAGCACAGATAGGTAAACAACTAACATCCTTGCCTGGTGGTTCTCTTCCAGAAAGTTGTGAAGGACAGGATGCACTCATAGAAGGGAGTTATCGGTTTTTACGCAATAAACGAGTTACTGCGAGTCAAATTGCAGAGGGTGGTTACCAAGTAACAAGCTGGTTATCTCAGCGAATCCCTACTCTTTTGGCGATTGAAGACACAACCACACTATCCTATACCCATCAAATAAAAGAATCATTAGGTGATTTAGGCGGTCCTAAAGAAAAAAGCAATCGAGGATTTCATGTTCACACCACCATGCTCATGGATGCAGAACAAGAGAAAACAATAGGATTAATAGCGCAAGAACGTTGGTGTCGAGATATCAAAGAAAGAGGCAAAAAAAATCATCGACGAGTAAGGTTGTATACAGAGAAAGAAAGTTATAAATGGGAAAAGAATACTCGAGAGTTAGAGCGTCGTCTGGGTTCTAAAATGTCTGATGTGATTTCTGTTTGCGATAGGGAAGCCGATATTTTTGAATACATTCAGTATAAGTTAGATAATCATCAACGTTTTATTGTTCGAGCGAGCCATAATCGAAAACTGGAAGGAAGTTATGGTTATTTATTTCAAATGTTACCTTCTGCAACAATTTTGGGTACTTATACAATTGCAATAGCTCAAAAAGCAAATAGAAAGAAACGCCAAGCGGCTCTTGAATTAAAAACAGCATCCGTTACTTTCTCACTACCAGAGCGAAGAGCCAAAGCACGGGAATTAAAGCCAATCACTTTAAATGTGGTTATCGCAAAAGAGAAAAATCCATCTGAAAGCGATTGCCTTGAATGGGTTCTATTAACAACAGAAGCAACCACAACATTAGAGTGTGCTCGAAAAATAACACGATATTATGAGATGAGATGGCGCATTGAGGATTTTCATAAAGCATGGAAATCGGGGGTTGGTGCTGAAGAGCAGCGTATGCAATCAATTGAAAATTTAGAGAAAATGATTGTCATTCTCTCATTTGTAGCAATTCGATTACTCCAATTAAAAGAGTATTTTGAATACCCGACTACTCTAGTTATCAATGATAGCAGTACTTCTTGCGATGAATTGCTCACTGATGCTAAATGGAAAGTCTTATGGAATAGTGTTGAAAGAAAATCATTACCTGAAAAAATACCTACTGCTGCTTGGGCTTATAAAGCAATAGCCAAGTTGGGCGGTTGGACTGATTCCAAAAGAACTGGGAAAGCAGCTTGGTCTACTATCTGGAAAGGATGGTTCCGATTACAGGAACGAGTAGAAGGGCTTAGGATAGCTAACGAGTTGATGGAGATGTGA
- a CDS encoding cold-shock protein, translated as MSKTVNGVVKWFNEIKGFGFIEQEGGPDVFAHFKEISSSGFKTLTEGQRVQFIVTQGAKGLQAQNITAL; from the coding sequence ATGTCTAAAACAGTAAATGGAGTCGTTAAATGGTTTAACGAGATCAAAGGATTTGGTTTTATTGAGCAAGAAGGCGGCCCGGATGTATTTGCTCACTTTAAAGAAATTTCAAGTTCTGGCTTTAAAACCCTGACTGAAGGTCAGCGAGTACAATTCATTGTGACGCAAGGAGCAAAAGGTCTTCAAGCACAAAATATAACAGCCCTTTAA
- the dbpA gene encoding ATP-dependent RNA helicase DbpA, whose translation MTQSEHNDQHLSFSQFPLRQELIKSLASSNYENMTPIQMQSLPIILRNEDMIAQAKTGSGKTAAFALCLLNNLKISFFVVQALVLCPTRELAEQVSQAIRRLACLMPNVKIINLSGGIPMQPQLDSLRHGAHIIVGTPGRILKHLKNASLDLSQVKALVLDEADRMLDMGFFDDIKNIISVCPKQRQTLLFSATYPEEIKRLSKQFMKDPKEVHVVTPPEEIDIEQHFYEVSRHAQKFPLLKSLLLHYQPVSVLIFCNTKQQTIEVTDQLINEGFSAIALNGDMEQIERDLAVLRFANQSCSILVATDVAARGLDIKELSAVINFDLAFDHDVHIHRIGRTGRAGSKGIALSIVTPADAQRICAIEDNYPLPIHWGNINELENHNTARLVPEMVTLCIASGKKDKIRPGDILGALTKDAGLAGNTIGKINITAMYSYVAIHHSQADKAYQYLQSGKLKGRKVNVRKIN comes from the coding sequence ATGACTCAATCAGAACACAACGACCAACACCTATCATTCTCTCAATTCCCCCTTCGTCAAGAATTAATAAAAAGTCTTGCTTCTTCAAATTATGAAAATATGACCCCTATCCAAATGCAAAGCCTGCCCATAATTCTTAGAAATGAAGATATGATAGCTCAAGCAAAAACAGGGAGTGGAAAGACCGCTGCTTTTGCTTTGTGTTTATTAAATAATTTAAAAATTTCTTTTTTTGTAGTACAAGCCTTGGTTCTTTGCCCTACCCGTGAACTCGCGGAACAAGTAAGCCAAGCTATCCGTCGATTAGCCTGTTTGATGCCTAATGTCAAAATTATTAATTTATCTGGTGGTATACCAATGCAGCCTCAGCTTGATTCATTACGACATGGAGCTCATATTATTGTAGGAACACCGGGGAGAATACTTAAGCATTTAAAAAACGCCTCTTTAGACTTATCTCAGGTAAAAGCTTTAGTTTTGGATGAGGCAGACAGAATGCTGGATATGGGTTTTTTTGATGACATTAAAAACATTATTTCGGTTTGTCCCAAACAACGACAAACCCTGCTTTTTTCTGCGACTTATCCTGAAGAAATCAAACGGCTTTCAAAACAATTTATGAAGGACCCGAAAGAAGTTCATGTGGTAACCCCTCCTGAAGAAATTGATATTGAACAACATTTTTATGAAGTCTCGAGACATGCTCAGAAATTTCCCTTATTAAAATCATTACTGTTGCACTATCAACCCGTTTCAGTGTTAATCTTCTGTAATACCAAGCAACAAACAATAGAAGTCACAGACCAGCTCATCAATGAAGGCTTCAGTGCCATCGCTTTAAATGGTGATATGGAACAAATCGAGCGTGATCTTGCTGTCTTGCGTTTTGCCAACCAAAGTTGTTCTATTCTTGTCGCCACTGATGTTGCAGCACGAGGACTTGATATAAAAGAACTTTCCGCAGTGATTAATTTTGATCTCGCTTTTGATCACGACGTCCATATTCATCGTATTGGTCGAACAGGACGAGCTGGGAGTAAAGGCATTGCCTTAAGCATTGTAACGCCTGCAGATGCACAACGAATTTGCGCCATTGAAGATAACTACCCGCTCCCCATTCATTGGGGAAACATTAATGAATTAGAAAATCACAACACTGCTCGCTTAGTGCCAGAAATGGTTACACTCTGTATTGCTTCCGGTAAAAAAGATAAAATTCGCCCTGGTGACATCCTTGGGGCATTAACCAAAGATGCAGGATTAGCAGGCAACACAATTGGCAAAATTAACATCACCGCCATGTACTCCTATGTTGCAATTCACCATAGCCAAGCAGATAAAGCCTACCAATATTTACAAAGTGGAAAATTAAAAGGACGCAAAGTTAATGTACGTAAAATAAATTGA
- a CDS encoding cation diffusion facilitator family transporter, whose amino-acid sequence MTIQKGLHERRALKISIAVTFLLAVVGILFGLLSGSLAIVFDGMFNMVDTVISILAFFVARLLTSKGNRRFQYGYWHIEPMVLVLNGSILILLCTYALVNAIGSLMSGGHELNFDWAFVFALLVFFLSTGMYFYLVKTNRKIKSEFLRLDIQSWLMSALISTSLLLAFGIAALLHGGAYGYFTPYIDPLILAILTAFLIFVPMAAVRDAMRDIFRMAPVGLDERIREFLDELIKQHDFKTYTSYVAKIGRAQFIEIHIVVPMDYPISSIETLDKIRNEIALAIGEDTPQRWLTIAFTANENWI is encoded by the coding sequence ATGACAATACAAAAGGGACTTCATGAACGAAGAGCTCTTAAAATATCAATCGCTGTTACCTTTCTCTTAGCCGTGGTAGGTATTTTATTTGGGCTATTGTCCGGTTCATTGGCTATCGTCTTTGATGGCATGTTTAATATGGTGGATACCGTTATATCAATCCTTGCTTTTTTTGTTGCCCGTCTTTTAACAAGTAAGGGGAATCGGAGATTTCAATATGGTTACTGGCATATTGAACCTATGGTTCTTGTTTTGAATGGTAGTATCCTAATACTTCTTTGTACTTATGCACTGGTAAACGCGATTGGCAGTTTGATGTCTGGTGGACATGAACTCAATTTTGATTGGGCATTTGTGTTTGCACTTTTGGTGTTTTTTTTATCAACAGGCATGTATTTTTATTTAGTCAAAACAAACCGCAAAATTAAGTCCGAATTCTTGCGACTAGACATTCAAAGTTGGTTAATGTCTGCTTTGATTTCTACTTCTCTCCTATTGGCATTTGGCATCGCAGCCTTGTTGCATGGTGGGGCTTATGGATATTTTACCCCTTACATTGACCCCCTTATTTTAGCAATTCTTACTGCATTTCTGATTTTTGTGCCTATGGCCGCAGTCCGTGATGCCATGAGAGACATATTTCGCATGGCTCCTGTGGGTCTTGATGAAAGAATAAGAGAATTTTTAGATGAGCTTATTAAACAGCATGATTTCAAGACTTATACAAGCTACGTTGCAAAAATAGGACGCGCACAATTTATTGAAATACATATAGTAGTACCTATGGATTACCCAATTTCGAGCATTGAAACCCTGGATAAAATTCGTAATGAAATCGCGTTGGCTATTGGAGAAGATACGCCACAACGTTGGCTTACCATTGCCTTTACTGCAAATGAAAACTGGATTTAA
- a CDS encoding cyclic nucleotide-binding domain-containing protein, whose translation MNKADLHNSVLFKGIDEKYIDDFLENCEEVELPEGEFLFHQNEIGDSMYIVEQGELQIILDQNSTGSNPQEEQVIGVLKSGALFGELCVFGQLKRAASIRALVDCRLLKIEGEDFRIRIYSKDLDALLICYNIAKLLSQRFITLLSLRPTLNM comes from the coding sequence ATGAACAAAGCCGATTTACATAACAGCGTGTTATTTAAGGGAATAGATGAAAAGTACATTGATGATTTTTTGGAAAATTGTGAGGAAGTTGAACTTCCGGAAGGTGAATTTCTTTTTCATCAAAACGAAATTGGTGACTCAATGTATATTGTCGAACAGGGTGAATTACAAATTATACTGGATCAAAATTCGACAGGCTCGAATCCTCAGGAGGAGCAAGTGATTGGAGTACTTAAAAGCGGAGCATTGTTTGGGGAATTATGTGTATTTGGACAACTAAAACGAGCCGCATCAATCCGTGCCTTAGTAGATTGTAGATTATTAAAAATCGAAGGGGAGGATTTCAGGATTCGTATCTACTCAAAAGATTTGGACGCATTGTTGATTTGTTATAATATCGCAAAACTATTAAGCCAGCGCTTTATTACTCTTTTAAGCTTGCGTCCTACTCTGAATATGTAA